Part of the Bubalus kerabau isolate K-KA32 ecotype Philippines breed swamp buffalo chromosome 18, PCC_UOA_SB_1v2, whole genome shotgun sequence genome is shown below.
ACGCCTCCCTCAGCAGCAGACAGGCGCCTTCTCAGGTGTGAGTTCCAGTGCAGAGCTCCTCCCCCAGCTGGGGACAGTTTTGCCCCATGCAGGCCCCACACCCACTATCTGTGGAGTCCTGTTGAGCCACTCTTTACTGAGTTTTGACTATGTGGCAAACAACGATGGTTCTAATGATATGACTATGTGAAGAGTTAAACAGTGTGCAGAGATGGGAaggtgaagctcagagaggttgcaTTACATTCCTGCAGTCACACAGCGAGGTAGTGATGGAACTGCTCTGAGTCCAGGTCTAACTGACCCTTAGTGGGTGCGCAGTCCATGGCACTGTGCTGCCCCGGAAGAACATCTTCTCCACACAGGACCAAGTCCTTCATCCAGCAAGAACTGTACTCAGACACAGGAGCGTCTCTCCAGGGATGGCTAGACTTAGGGACGAAACCTGTCTTAGCTTTTGCTAGAACTTCCCCCCTAGACCCCAGGAAAACCAGACAGGTCTCAGGTCACAGCAGTGGCTTTTCCCACTCGGCAGTCTTTTCCTTCTTATCGCCCCAGCATCACCCTCTCCTCTTTCTTATTGCTTTTCCTTCTTATCGCCCCAGCATCACCCTCTCCTCTTTCTTATTGCTTTTAAGTGATCTCCCTCCCTTGTGCGGGGTCCCTGTTCCCATCACCTGCCTCTCCTTCTGTGTCTTGCAGATGCCAGCATGTATGCCCATTACCTCTTCCATGCCTTCGACACCACGCAGACAGGCTCTGTGAAGTTTGAGGTATGTTTGTCTCTCAGAGGCCCCAGGGCCCCAACAACTCTTCCTTTAAATGATGGGCATATTGGGAGGAGTGGATCATTCAGTGCTTAAGTTCTATACCATTTAAGAAGGATTTTCTGAAGACAGAAGAAACAACTGTCTTCCAAGAACTCAGGGCCTCAGGGACTGACCGTCTAATGGCTCACATGTGCACCGAGCTGACCAGCGCTGCACTTAGCGCTCTACACCtgttaactcatttaaccctcacaacaaccctaacAAGGTAGGGTTCTACTATATATTACCAGTCTACAGAAGAGGAAAGTAAGATAATGAGAGACAGAGTGGCTTTCCCAAGGTCAGACAGTAAGAGGCAAAGGAGGGCTTTGAACTCGGGTGGTATGTTTCCAGAGTCCACACTCTTAACCGCCAGAGGATGCCCCCACTTGTACGGTAATTACAGCCCTGGGGTAAGGCGACAGCCGATGTCAGCACACGCTGACTTCCCTTCTTCCTCCAGAAGCTCCTTCCCCAGTATGGGGCAAGGTAGGCAGTGGAATGTGGGTGGCGTACTGTGCTGAGCTTGGCCACATCCTTCAGGAAACAGGACCTGGGCAATACCATTCTGTAAAGACAGTCACGGAGTCTGACCCCCAGACAGAGCGCCGCCCCACCCAGTGGCTCGCTGCTTAATGTCTCATGCCTCTTCCACTTCTCAGGACTTTGTAACTGCTCTGTCAATTTTACTGAGAGGAACCGTCCATGAGAAACTAAGATGGACATTTAATTTGTATGACATCAATAAAGACGGATACATAAACAAAGAGGTAAGTGAGCTGAGGCTAGGAGCACGAGAGAGCTAATCAGAGAGGAAATAGCCccagtcatggagaaggcaatggcaccccactccagtactcttgcctggaaaatcccatggacggaggagcctggtaggctgcagtccatggggttgctacaagtcggacatgactgagtgacttcactttcacttttcgctttcatgcattggagaaggaaatgccaacccattccagtgttcttgcctggagaataccagggacggggaagcctggtgggctgccgtctatggagtcgcacacaGTCATGactggcgctgctgctgctgctgctgctaagtcgcttcagtcgtgtccaactctgtgcaaccccatgaatcgcagcatgccaggcctccctgtccatcaccaactcccggagttcactcagactcatgtccatcgagtcagtgatgccatccagccatctcatcctctgtcatccccttctcctcctgcccccaatccctcccagcatcagagtcttttccaatgagtcaactcttcgcatgaggtggccaaagtactggagtttcagctttagcatcattccttccaaagaaatcccagggctgatctccttcagaatggactggttggatctccttgcagtccaagggactctcaagagtcttctccaacaccacagttcaaaagcatcaattcttcggcgctcagccttcttcacagtccaactctcacatccatacgtgaccacaggaaaagccatagccttgactagacggaactttgttggcaaagtaatgtctctgcttttgaatatgctatctaggttggtcataactttccttccaggagtaagcgtcttttaatttcatggctgcaatcaccatctgcagtcattttggagcccagaaaaataaagtctgacactctttccactgtttccccatctatttcccatgaagtgatgggaccagatgccatgatcttcattttctgaatgttgagctttaagccaactttttcactctcctctttcactttcatcaagaggctttttagttcctcttcactttctgccataagggtggtgtcatctgcatatctgaggttattgatatttctcccggcaatcttgattccagcttgtgtttcttccagtccagcatttctcatgatgtactctgcatataagttaaataagcagggtgacaatatacagccttgatgtactccttttcctatttggaaccagtctgttgttccatgtccagttctaactgttgcttcctgacctgcatacaaatttctcaagaggcagatcaggtggtctggtattcccatctctttcagaattttccacagtttattgtgatccacacagccaaaggctttggcatagtcaataaagcagaaatagatgtttttctggaactctcttgctttttccatgatccagcagatattggcaatttgatctctggttcctctgccttttctaaaaccagcttgaacatcaggaagttcacgattcacatattgctgaaggctggcttggagaattttgagcattactttactagcatgtgagatgagtgcaattgtgtggtagtttgagcattctttggcattgcttttctttggaattggaatgaaaactgaccttttccagtcctgtggccactgctgagttttccaaatttgctggcatattgagtgaagcactttcacagcatcatctttcaggatttaaaatagctcaactggaattccatcacctccactagctttgttcgtagtgatgctttctaaggcccacttgacttcacattccaggatgtctggctctaggtcagtgatcacaccatcatgattatctgggtcgtgaagatcttttttgtacagttcttctgtgtattcttgccacctcttcttaatatcttctgcttctgttaggtccataccatttctgtcctttattgtgcccatctttgcatgaaatgttcccttggtatctctaattttcttgaagagatctctagtctttcccattctgttgttttcctctatttctttgcattgatcgcttaagaaggctttcttatctctccttgctattctttggaactctgcattcagatgcttatatctttcttttgcacctttgcttttcgcttctcttctttccacagctatttgtaaggcctccccagacagccattttgcttttttgcatttcttttccatggagatggtcttgatccctgtctcctgtacaatgtcatgaacctcagtccatagttcattaggcactctatctatcagatctagtcccttaaatctacttctcacttccactgtaaaatcataagggatttgatttaggtcatacctgtatggtctagtggttttccctactttcttcaatttcagtctgaatttggcaataaggagttcatgatctgagccacagtcagctcctggtcttgtttttgctgactgtatagagcttctccatctttggctgcaaagaatataatcaatctgatttcggtgttgaccatctggtgatgtccatgtgtagagtcttctcttgtgttgttggaagagggtgtttgttatgatcagtgcattttcttggcaaaactctattagtctttgccctgcttcattccgtattccaaggccaaatttgcctgttactccaggtgtgtcttgacttcctacttttgcattccagtcccctataatgaaaaggacatcttttttgggtgttagttctaaaaggtcttgtaggtcttcatagaaccgttcaacttcagcttcttcagcgttactggttgggccatagacttggattactgtgatattgaatggtttgccttggaaacgaacagagatcattctgtcgtttttgagattgcatccaagtactgcatttcggactcttttgttgaccatgatggctactccatttctcctaagggattcttgcccacagtagtagatataatggtcatctgtgttaaattcacccattccagtccatcttagtacgctgattcctagaatgttgaaggtcactcttgccatctcttgtttgaccacttccaatttgccttgattcatggacctgacattccaggttcctatgcattattgctctttacagcatcggaccttacttctatcaccagtcacatccacaactgggtattgtttttgctttggctccatcccttcattctttctggagttatttctccactgatctccagtagcatattgggcacctactgacctggggagtttctctttcagtatcctatcattttgccttttcatactgttcatggggttctcaaggcaagaatactgaggtggtttgccattcccttctccagtggaccacattctgtcagatctctccaccatgacccgcccatcttgggttgccccacgggcatggcttagtttcattgagttagacaaggctgtggtcctagtgtgattagattgactggttttctgtgagtatggtttcagtgtgtctgccctctgatgccctcttgcaacacctaccatcttacttgggtttctcttaccttgggcgtggggtatctcttcacggctactccagcaaagcgcagcctctgctccttaccttggatgaggggtatctcctcaccgctgcccttcctgaccttcaacgtgggatagctcctctaggccctcctgcgcccgcacagccacggctccttggacgtggggttggtcctcccagccgccgTCCCTGGCCTCAGGCGTATCTCTAAATAACTCATCACAAATAATTTCTGAAGCTTCACTGCTGGATACCTTTACAGCCTCAAAGtagatgtggtacataaatagCGAGATACCCACAGGTCTATCTCAAAACTCACTTTGGTATCTACTGTATCCTGGAATCTCAGTCAAAGCTTGGATTTAGCATCTCATAGCATCCCACTTCCTGActtcctatgtgccaggtacAGTGTCCAGAGTTACAAATATCATCTCTAATCCTCACCTCAACCCTCCAATTTCCAttcctcattcattcagtcatggaTTTGCTCAACATATATTTGAGGGCTTGTTAGGTGTTCTTGGTGCTGAAGATAATGTGGTGAACTATCCCCAGAATGTGAAAAATTCTAATGTCCACTAACAGCAGATATGGTAAGAACTCCATTATATAATGGAATAACAAGTGGCCATGTAAAACCATGCAAAAGCAGttagatataattttaaattagcaTTATACATTccatttaaacattattttttacagTAGGATGTATAATATTATCTCAATGTTGTAAGTAATTAAATGCTTCTATATATACTCAAATATATGAtactttatggagaaggaaatggcaacctactctatcattcttgcctgggaaatcccatgaacaaaggagcctgatgggctatagtacATGTGGTCActaacgagtcggacatgacttagcaatgaaagaacaataaaagatagtctaaaatattcaaatactactttacaaaatatatttttaaaaagaaaaaaaaaaggaccctaAAGTGAGCCTTATAACAAGATCTTCAACCTTCATTCAACCATTATTCCATCTCTAAATAATCTTACTAACTCCTGCTCCCCTTCTGTAATTTACAATATAGACAAAATTGTCCCCATTAAATATACATCAGACCTTTCTGGAAGCAGGATTAATAAAATtctccttaaaagaaaataaagtgtggatAAGCAGCTTCCTAGAAAAGATAGCTGGACCTTCCCCTGGCAGTCATTTGGAAATAGTTTCATCAAAATCATAGCAAAGAAAATCCTGAGAGAGCAATCAAAATTTATCTTTAAGTCCTTTCTCTTATAAAAGTTATTCAGGAAACAAACCTATAGCCATATGGATGTTAAGGACTCATTAaagcacacatttttaaataagcaCATGGACAGGTATATATACCCTAGTTCTGTCCATTGTTAGGACCTAAGAGCAATGACACCCTGGTAGCAATGAGTACTGGCACCTCGACCCTGGCttctaaataccattctccaAGAAAAGCAACCAGTCCCCTTGTACTTGGTTGATTCCAGGCCTGGGAAAGAGAAAATGCAAGATGATCTTAGAGCATTTTacagtgtcaaaaaaaaaaaaaaaaagggagtactattaaagaaaaaagagtggTGAAGAGCATATCTGAAGGTCCTAGAAGCCAGCCTGAAGGAGTTCATAATAGCCAaagctattaatattataatatgaGCAACAAATACAAATTTATATTTGGGATTATAATCTGCAAAATAAATAcccatgttgttcagtcgcttagtcatgtccgactctttgtgaccccactgactgcagaccgccaggctcttctgtccatgggattctccagacaagagtaccacagtgggttgccatgccctcttctaggggatctttgcGACACAGACgtagaacccgtgtctcttacatctcctgctttgacagggggttctttaccactagtgccacctggaaatcccAGGTCTCTGTAGACACTCCATCAAATATCCTGAAGACAAGGCTGCTTTCCTGCATTCGTTTTCCTCATCCTGAGTAGGGATCGAGGAAGTCCATGGAACACCATGCCTGGCCAGGGTAACCAGAAAAACGCCACGGGGCCACTTAACGGACATGGGGCTCCCAGCCCCTGCAGACACGGTGCCAGGTGCAGAGAATTTAGCAATGAAGGATGGAGCATGTGTCCTCAGAGCTCACAGTTTTGGGGAAACAGATCCACAGAGCAATAAGAACCGCTTACTTATTTTAATGAGTATGTACTGATCACTGTTCCATGTTACTGAAAGGtgggaaagaaaatatgaaaggatTTGTAACATCTATCTGGCCCCATGGTAATTTTTGTCTTTGTAGAAAGGGATTTTTTGGTTACAAAGATAGAAAACCAACAACATCAATGGGCTTAAGTTGAGACCTTTCTTGTAAAGATATAGGTAATTTCTTAGAAAagtcttttaagaaataaataattcttgttaaagtgaaaaatattacAGGTAGTTTAATGTAGCACATTTTAATCACCATTATAAAGTAGAAAGTTATTGGTCTCCCCCTATGCTACAcccatctcttcctctctttcatcTCCCTCCTGCAGCACTGTCTTAGGTCAAAATGGCCACACCGTCCTCTGCAGGAATGGTTGGCAGTGGGGAGACCCCAGAGGACGCTTTAGTGAATAGGGTAACCATTCTCAGACCCTGCCTTTCCAGGGCTTCTCTCGATCCCTGTTACTGTCTCTGTCTACTTCAACCACTTTTCTCAGAAAACACATGCGTGTGTGGgtacgtgtgtatgtatgtaagcGCACGAGAAATTCCTCAGGGGAAAATCTGTGTCCTCCTCCATCTGCCGCCTCCCTTCTCCGCTTTCTATTCCTCTACCCTTGTCACTTCTCTACTTGCGCTCCCTTCCTCCCAGCATTTCTCTCATCTCCTCTACGCCGTCTGCTCCAGCCTACGCTTTACAGAAGTTCTTCCTATATTTATTTTCAGTGTCTGCTCTCCCCTGATCTCAACTAAAACCTGGAAATGATTTGCCCATGGTACTAACTCTGACACAAACTCCAGCTTTTCAGTCCGACTTCTCAAGAGATAACGACATAGTGACTCAGTTCCATAGTCATATGTCCACGTTTGTTCCAATCAGCTGGTTCAAACAAAGCCACACAGGCCAATCATGCAAAGGAATTATAGAGCAGAGAGAAGGTGTTCCAAAAATGCGATGTGGGTCCGTCAGTacatgaactgctgctgctgctgctaagtcacttcagtcgtgtccgactctgtgtgaccccatagaaggcagcccaccaggctcccccgtccctgggattctccaggcaagaacactggagtgggttgccatttccttctccaatgcatcaaagtgaaaagtgaaagtgaagtcgctcagtcatgtccgagcctcagcgaccccatggactgcagcccaccaggctcctctgtccatgggattttccaggcaagagtactggagtgggatgcagtACATGAACAAATCCACTCAAATCCCACTTATAACTTATCACTTGGGAAAGCTCAGGAAGAGGTGAGCCACCCAAGAACTTctgacaacaaaaagaaatgtccTGGGAAGAGGCTCCCAGCATATCTACCCTTCAGCTTCCTTTCTAACTCCCTCTCACTAGCTGAGGTTCCTTTTAATCACTCTCATTCTCAAGGGGGACAGAGAGCCCCAGAGTGTCACCTAGAAGAGCTTACCTTCCTGGTTCCCACACCGTGTGCTTCCGTGTCCCTCTCCAGGAGATGATGGACATTGTCAAAGCCATCTACGACATGATGGGGAAATACACATATCCTGTGCTTAAAGAAGACACTCCAAGGCAGCACGTGGACATCTTCTTCCAGGTAAGAGCACACACCCTGTGTGTAAGCTTTAAGCTCACCTTAGACCAACCAACCCACAAGTGTCTGAGCAGTGTTTTGTATCCAAGCCTCCACTACACATGGCAAGAAACAGAATTACAAGATGTACCGTCCCCCGGGAATAGATTATTTTATTACACAGACAAGTATACACTACGGAAGAGAGCAAGGATGAATATTATTAAGTATAAGTAGCGTGTGGACTctaaatttcataaaaatggCTGGGAGATCAGAGTAAATAGCACATGTGCATACATCAAAGAtattgttctgtgtattcctcgtgctaagtcgcttcagttgtgccctacTCTGTGCTAACCTATGGattgtaacttgccaggctccgctgtccatgggattctccaggaaagaatagtggtgtgggttgccatgccctctttcaggggatcttctcaacccagggttcgGACCTgtgtctcacgtctcctgcattggcaggagggttctttactactagcgccacctgggaagccctcagagtAAATACAGAAGATGTCGTTAAGCACATTTGTGTGGTTGGTGTTAAGCATTTGTGCTGGAGGAGCAAGGGGAGATCAGATGGAAAGTAGGATGGGTTGGAAACTAGAGTGAGATCTTTAAATTGAAGAGCTTAGCCTTGCTCTGGTAAAAAGTAGGTGGATGCCGTTAATCTGTGACTTTTAGAAGAGTGGCAAGATCTTAGTGGTGtgctagtaaaaagaaaaaaattcacctgGCAGGAGAGTATCAGCGACCATGAGACCTCATTCTAGTCTAATCCtctcactttgcagatgagaaaagcaGAGGCTCAGGGagactcaaggtcacacagtaggtGACTCGGACAGAAGTAGAACTGCCCATGTCCAGTGTGCTCACTGCCAAATGGACAGGCTGGAAGTGAGACCAGGCAAGACATGTTAGGAGTCAGCAGAATAATCAGGTGATGAGAAGACGAGCGTCTAGAGCAAATGTTTGCATTTGAAAGGTGCTCATGGGGGTCACAGTGCTGTAACCAGGGCCTGGAGTTGTCTGACCAATGAAAGACCATCCTAATTGTCAGGGGAATGTTGGTGAGCAAAAAGCAAGTTTTGGAATGCAGATTACCAGTTTCTTTAAACTGCTTCCTGTGTCTTTcagaaaatggacaaaaataaaGATGGCGTCGTGACTTTAGATGAATTTCTTGAATCCTGTCAGGAGGTAAGGAGAGATCTTAGGGCACAAAACCTCTAAATCTGGGAAAGGAAATCTGGGGCTCGGAGACCTGAAGAAGGGAGTACACGAGAAACCTGCAGCCCTTCGACTCAGAGCCACCGCGGCCACGGCAATGCAGCTCAGAATGTCAGCAGCCTCCACTGCTTAGACCGGCCTGCGGCTGGTTTTGGCCACGCACGGGCTGAGCCGCACAGACTAAGCAGGGGAGCGGGGGCTGTGAGAGCCCAGAGCGGGTCTCTGTGGAACTGCAGACTTCCAAGTGGGCAGCACTGTCATTTCTCAGTCTTCCTCTGCCTGGTGGCCCTGATGGCCCACTCCCTAGACCAGGGGCCCCCGGCCTCCGGATCTAATGCCCGAGgatctgaagtggagctgatgcaataatAACAGAAACAAAGTGCAAGGcgctttgcggccccatggactgtagtccgtgggattctccaggccaggatactaggatgagttgcaatgccctcctccaggggatcttcccaacccaaggatcgaacccaggtatcctgcattgcaggtggattctttaccagctgagccacaagggaagcccaagaatactggagtgggtagcctatcccttctccagtggatcttcctgacccaggaatcgaaccagggtctcctgcattgcaggtggattctttaccagctgagccaccagggaagcccaatagaaataaagttcacaataaacataatgcacttgaatcatccccaaactatccgaccctccccgcccctcaccatctgtggaaaaactgtcttccacaaaaccagtccctggcgCCAAAAAGACTGGGGACCACTGCCCTAGATTATAAGGGAGTTGCTGGAAAAAGTCTAAAGCTGTGATTCTTAAGCCACAGTGTGCGTAAGAATTGCCTCAGATGATTGTGAAAATGCACATTTCCAGGTCTCAATCCCAGAGACTCTAGATCTTGGGTGTGGATCTAGAAAGCTTCATTTTAGCACAATTGCCCTGGCCAatgcttttaaaactttaatgtGCAAACCAGCCTCCTTGAAGTTCTTATTTAAATGCAGATCCTAATTCAGTGGGTCTCTGCTGATGCTTGTGTTCTACAGGATACATTGGCCCCAGAGTCAGCAAGAGACTGAACTGGAAATAATCACTTTCCTCTAATttagaaaaatgcatttatacCCCTACTTTGTTTCAGAAAGATATACAGTTACTCTGGTCTCCTCTTAGTAAGAACTGCAAGTGCAAGAAAAGTGGGAGAGGGAAGACGTTATTAACATGTAGTGAGCACCAGCCAAGTTTTAGGTACATTACATAAACTTCACATAGTCAATAACTAGAATAGACTGAGAATTGATCATTCTTAACTGACTTTGACCAATGCCTTGGAGCAGTGCCCTAGAGAAGCCCTGCTAAACTTGCTACTAACCTATTAGCTGATGGATCTTTGGGTAGTCTAGGGGTTCTGAACCAGTTATCAGGCAGCCAGAGGGGAAGTTGCTGAAAGAGAGGCTCAGGTCAGCAGTTATTTACCAACATGGTTAGAAACATTTCCACATTTTAATCATTATGAGCTGGCTAACCACCAGTGTTCATCATACCCATTTTAAAGAAGGGAAAACTGAGGTATTGCTAAGTTAAGAGATATGGTTAAGCCTCAAAAAATGATTGAGATGGAACTTGAgctatatcattttaattttaaatactatGCCTTATTGTACTATGCTTGTTGACTATGCTTTGATTGTATTCTGCTTTTTGACAGGTTTTTAATCAGTTTAGTTTCTCACATTAGCAACTTCTATAGCTATTCATTAACTCACTTTTTTTTCACAAACCACCCTGTAAGTAGGTACTATGTTCCATACCATTGCACTCTcaaaaaaactgaggcacagagaggttcttTAAGGTCACTCTAAGGTCACTCCATTAGTAACAGAGCCAGAATTAGAATCTAGGCAGCCTGACTTCCAAATGCTTGTacttttaaaagatttcaaaTACCCATAATCAACTTTGTTGACTTTCTCTACTTT
Proteins encoded:
- the KCNIP1 gene encoding Kv channel-interacting protein 1 isoform X1; the encoded protein is MGAVMGTFSSLQTKQRRPSKDKIEDELEMTMVCHRPEGLEQLEAQTNFTKRELQVLYRGFKNECPSGVVNEETFKQIYAQFFPHGGAPSLVRGPCSHHLPLLLCLADASMYAHYLFHAFDTTQTGSVKFEDFVTALSILLRGTVHEKLRWTFNLYDINKDGYINKEEMMDIVKAIYDMMGKYTYPVLKEDTPRQHVDIFFQKMDKNKDGVVTLDEFLESCQEDDNIMRSLQLFQNVM
- the KCNIP1 gene encoding Kv channel-interacting protein 1 isoform X7, which produces MTMVCHRPEGLEQLEAQTNFTKRELQVLYRGFKNLSASPTDSISLTQECPSGVVNEETFKQIYAQFFPHGDASMYAHYLFHAFDTTQTGSVKFEDFVTALSILLRGTVHEKLRWTFNLYDINKDGYINKEEMMDIVKAIYDMMGKYTYPVLKEDTPRQHVDIFFQKMDKNKDGVVTLDEFLESCQEDDNIMRSLQLFQNVM
- the KCNIP1 gene encoding Kv channel-interacting protein 1 isoform X6 yields the protein MGAVMGTFSSLQTKQRRPSKDKIEDELEMTMVCHRPEGLEQLEAQTNFTKRELQVLYRGFKNECPSGVVNEETFKQIYAQFFPHGDASMYAHYLFHAFDTTQTGSVKFEDFVTALSILLRGTVHEKLRWTFNLYDINKDGYINKEEMMDIVKAIYDMMGKYTYPVLKEDTPRQHVDIFFQKMDKNKDGVVTLDEFLESCQEDDNIMRSLQLFQNVM
- the KCNIP1 gene encoding Kv channel-interacting protein 1 isoform X8, with the translated sequence MTMVCHRPEGLEQLEAQTNFTKRELQVLYRGFKNECPSGVVNEETFKQIYAQFFPHGDASMYAHYLFHAFDTTQTGSVKFEDFVTALSILLRGTVHEKLRWTFNLYDINKDGYINKEEMMDIVKAIYDMMGKYTYPVLKEDTPRQHVDIFFQKMDKNKDGVVTLDEFLESCQEDDNIMRSLQLFQNVM
- the KCNIP1 gene encoding Kv channel-interacting protein 1 isoform X5; amino-acid sequence: MGAVMGTFSSLQTKQRRPSKGNIYVCVYVSYMNKSSKIEDELEMTMVCHRPEGLEQLEAQTNFTKRELQVLYRGFKNECPSGVVNEETFKQIYAQFFPHGDASMYAHYLFHAFDTTQTGSVKFEDFVTALSILLRGTVHEKLRWTFNLYDINKDGYINKEEMMDIVKAIYDMMGKYTYPVLKEDTPRQHVDIFFQKMDKNKDGVVTLDEFLESCQEDDNIMRSLQLFQNVM
- the KCNIP1 gene encoding Kv channel-interacting protein 1 isoform X4 — protein: MGAVMGTFSSLQTKQRRPSKDIAWWYYQYQRDKIEDELEMTMVCHRPEGLEQLEAQTNFTKRELQVLYRGFKNECPSGVVNEETFKQIYAQFFPHGDASMYAHYLFHAFDTTQTGSVKFEDFVTALSILLRGTVHEKLRWTFNLYDINKDGYINKEEMMDIVKAIYDMMGKYTYPVLKEDTPRQHVDIFFQKMDKNKDGVVTLDEFLESCQEDDNIMRSLQLFQNVM
- the KCNIP1 gene encoding Kv channel-interacting protein 1 isoform X3 — its product is MSGCSKRCKLGFVKFAQTIFKLITGTLSKDKIEDELEMTMVCHRPEGLEQLEAQTNFTKRELQVLYRGFKNECPSGVVNEETFKQIYAQFFPHGDASMYAHYLFHAFDTTQTGSVKFEDFVTALSILLRGTVHEKLRWTFNLYDINKDGYINKEEMMDIVKAIYDMMGKYTYPVLKEDTPRQHVDIFFQKMDKNKDGVVTLDEFLESCQEDDNIMRSLQLFQNVM